A part of Rhodamnia argentea isolate NSW1041297 chromosome 8, ASM2092103v1, whole genome shotgun sequence genomic DNA contains:
- the LOC115756498 gene encoding protein LNK3, translating to MDRNYGNGTDVLVVPKDQEFSDRLPSPNSWHHWGIYSRPAFGSPNKFLIADEEESQLNIMSCSEVETQLSPRSRHHSSASSTCEGLSSGEFHRNFRSVDMPDCQLDLARADQMDDIFLNSLLVDSPGNETLDRAYCWCPSCNHGMLTADDSRLKVMDSQSISRNSSPSTSFEIDQGVTMPQFNSCDMDDDNFQPAKALAQLVKISCPSEQCEAYQPMVEETMSTEEYVLWELETVMAQLSEKMRICFRDALYRLADNSKQHPVEAESHSGNSTPESSPLWTLGATRKRSRNVAKESETNVIDRAIANIMFNKMDFNLQDSTAIGSDSFEHDIVGDCDPYTTKWSNDFEVPVFGKM from the exons ATGGACCGGAATTATGGGAACGGCACCGATGTTCTTGTTGTCCCCAAGGATCAAGAATTCTCAGATCGGCTCCCATCACCAAACAGTTGGCATCATTGGGGAATATATAGCCGCCCAGCTTTTGGGTCACCAAACAAATTCCTCATCGCTGATGAGGAAGAAAGCCAATTGAATATTATGAGTTGCAGCGAAGTGGAGACGCAACTTTCGCCTCGCAGTCGGCACCATTCTAGCGCGTCCAGCACATGTGAGGGCTTGTCTAGCGGGGAGTTTCATCGGAACTTTCGCTCAGTCGACATGCCAGATTGCCAGCTTGACTTAGCCAGAGCAGATCAGATGGACGACATTTTCTT AAACTCCTTACTGGTAGATTCGCCAGGGAATGAAACTCTTGACAGAGCATATTGCTGGTGTCCTTCATGCAACCATGGCATGTTAACTGCTGATGATTCGCGCTTAAAGGTGATGGATTCTCAGAGTATCTCAAGGAACAGTTCCCCTTCAACATCTTTCGAAATTGATCAAGGAGTTACCATGCCACAGTTTAACTCGTGCGACATGGATGATGACAATTTTCAACCAGCAAAG GCTCTGGCTCAGCTGGTGAAAATTTCGTGCCCTTCTGAACAATGTGAAGCGTATCAACCTATGGTTGAGGAAACAATGTCAACTGAAGAATATGTTTTGTGGGAGCTTGAAACGGTGATGGCACAG TTAagtgagaaaatgaggatatgCTTTCGTGATGCTCTGTATCGCCTTGCCGATAATTCGAAGCAGCACCCTGTTGAAGCCGAGAGTCACAGCGGAAACTCCACCCCAGAAAGCTCACCACTGTGGACACTCGGTGCTACAAGGAAAAG GTCGAGGAATGTCGCAAAGGAATCAGAGACGAATGTCATTGACCGAGCCATTGCTAATATAATGTTCAACAAGATGGACTTCAATCTACAAGATTCTACTGCCATAGGATCAGACAGTTTCGAGCATGACATCGTTGGAGATTGTGATCCTTACACCACGAAATGGTCGAATGATTTCGAGGTTCCAGTCTTCGGAAAGATGTAA
- the LOC115756500 gene encoding cytosolic sulfotransferase 15-like, whose amino-acid sequence MAITQSPKKQSTAEGAEDDQDLSNECKELILSLPKEKGWRTRHIYLFQGFWCQPKEIQSVLSFQRHFQAQDSDIVLSTIPKSGTTWLKALAFAIANRDKHPISQKKSHPLLTSNPHDLVPFFEYKVYASNDLPDLSKFPQPRIFGTHIPFPALAEPVKSSQCKIVYICRNPFDTFVSSWIYLNKVKPDSLPVLQLEEAFEMYCNGAMGYGPFWNHMLGYWNESLKRPDKVMFLKYEEMKADIVSHLKKLAIFLGYPFSVQEEKDGVVEDLAELCSFEKMKELEVNKSGKSIMNFENKNLFRKAEIGDWVNYLSPPMAERLSKVLEEKLSGSGLTFKAAKRA is encoded by the coding sequence ATGGCTATCACACAGTCCCCAAAGAAGCAATCAACAGCTGAGGGAGCAGAAGACGATCAAGATCTGAGCAATGAGTGCAAGGagttgattctctctctccccaaagaGAAGGGTTGGAGAACAAGGCATATCTATCTCTTCCAAGGGTTTTGGTGCCAACCCAAGGAAATCCAATCCGTATTGTCATTCCAAAGGCATTTCCAAGCCCAGGACAGCGACATAGTCCTCTCCACCATCCCGAAATCGGGCACCACCTGGTTGAAAGCGCTCGCGTTCGCCATTGCGAACCGCGACAAGCACCCGATCTCGCAGAAGAAGAGCCATCCTTTGCTCACTTCAAATCCACATGACCTTGTGCCTTTTTTTGAGTACAAGGTCTATGCAAGTAATGACCTCCCTGATCTCTCAAAATTCCCTCAGCCGAGAATCTTCGGTACCCACATCCCGTTTCCGGCATTGGCTGAGCCCGTAAAGAGCTCCCAATGCAAGATTGTTTACATTTGCAGGAACCCTTTCGACACTTTTGTTTCTTCCTGGATCTACCTCAACAAAGTGAAGCCGGACTCGCTGCCCGTGCTCCAGCTGGAAGAAGCCTTCGAGATGTACTGCAACGGCGCCATGGGCTACGGCCCCTTCTGGAACCACATGTTGGGGTACTGGAATGAGAGTTTAAAGAGGCCCGACAAGGTCATGTTCTTGAAGTACGAAGAGATGAAGGCAGACATCGTGTCGCACTTGAAGAAGTTGGCCATCTTTCTTGGGTATCCGTTTTCAGTCCAGGAAGAGAAGGATGGCGTGGTTGAAGATTTAGCTGAGCTGTGTAGCTTTGAGAAGATGAAGGAGCTTGAAGTGAACAAATCTGGGAAATCCATCATGAACTTTGAGAACAAGAACTTGTTCAGGAAGGCTGAGATTGGAGACTGGGTCAATTACTTGTCCCCACCGATGGCGGAGAGGTTGTCAAAGGTCCTGGAGGAGAAGCTGAGCGGTTCTGGCCTAACTTTCAAGGCGGCAAAGAGGGCATGA
- the LOC115733839 gene encoding cytosolic sulfotransferase 15-like: MEHHPEEIDEVIASLPKERGFLAPNLCLYQNFWLPVTVLPNVITFQRHFRAKDNDIVLASQPKAGTTLKALVFSIVNRRYFDISNTPLLTSNPHELVPFLEFTLYANNTKPNLEDFPEPRIFSTHFPYSCLPESVKRSNCRIVYICRNPLDTVVSSWHFFKSPVRSENQPERSMEEHFETFCEGKTGFGPFWDHTVGYWKESLEEPHKVLFLKCEDLTENVVAQVKKVAEFEGLPFSMGEEEAGVIQGIAETCSLRKLKDLEVNKSGKFMPNFENRSYFRKGEVGDWANSLSPPMVARLHSIMEEKMSPFGLEFKTR, encoded by the coding sequence ATGGAACACCACCCGGAGGAAATCGATGAAGTAATTGCTTCACTTCCTAAAGAGAGGGGGTTCCTGGCTCCTAATCTATGCCTTTACCAAAACTTTTGGCTCCCAGTGACCGTCCTTCCAAATGTCATCACATTCCAGAGGCACTTCAGAGCCAAAGACAATGACATTGTCCTAGCCTCTCAGCCCAAAGCTGGAACCACTCTAAAAGCCCTGGTGTTCTCGATCGTAAACCGCCGCTACTTCGATATCTCGAACACGCCCTTGCTCACCTCCAATCCCCATGAACTCGTCCCTTTCTTGGAGTTCACCTTGTATGCGAATAACACCAAACCCAATCTCGAGGACTTCCCGGAACCAAGGATCTTCTCTACACACTTTCCTTACTCATGCTTGCCTGAATCCGTGAAGCGATCGAATTGCCGGATTGTCTACATTTGTCGTAACCCATTAGATACTGTGGTTTCCTCGTGGCACTTTTTCAAGTCTCCGGTGCGGTCGGAGAATCAACCGGAGAGGTCAATGGAAGAGCATTTCGAGACCTTTTGCGAAGGCAAAACAGGGTTCGGACCCTTTTGGGATCACACGGTGGGGTACTGGAAAGAGAGCTTAGAGGAGCCGCACAAGGTGTTGTTTTTGAAGTGCGAGGACTTGACGGAAAATGTCGTAGCACAGGTGAAGAAGGTGGCCGAGTTCGAGGGGCTTCCATTCTCTATGGGGGAAGAGGAGGCAGGTGTGATTCAAGGAATAGCTGAAACGTGTAGCTTGAGGAAGTTGAAGGACCTGGAGGTGAACAAGTCCGGCAAATTCATGCCCAACTTCGAGAACAGAAGCTACTTTAGGAAAGGAGAGGTGGGTGACTGGGCTAACAGTCTCAGTCCTCCCATGGTGGCGCGTCTCCATAGCATCATGGAAGAGAAGATGAGCCCGTTCGGGTTGGAGTTCAAAACGCGCTAG
- the LOC125316227 gene encoding cytosolic sulfotransferase 15-like, whose protein sequence is MAHQQLSSLSDVASSKEHDQEDAIDELIASLPISKGLVRPVRSLYQNFWCPTYLLPNVIAFQRHFEAKDKDILLVSHPKSGTTWLKALVFSVINRSRFDISNTPLLTSNPHEVVRFIGHRLLPGLDGMVESRLLATHIPYPALPESIRRSDCPIIYICRNPLDIVVSSWHFHRQVARSEWSLEEHFETFCQGEIMFGPFWDHITGYWKESLERPRKVLFLKYEDLKEDIVGQLKKVAGFVGLPFTEEEEEGGVIEEIAKMCSLKTLKGLEVNKSGKLLNTITEKRSFFRKGEVGDWVNHLTPSMVDRLNNIMQEKISPLGLRFKTR, encoded by the coding sequence ATGGCACACCAGCAACTTTCTTCACTGTCCGACGTCGCAAGTAGTAAAGAGCATGACCAGGAGGATGCCATTGATGAACTAATTGCTTCACTTCCCATAAGCAAAGGCTTGGTTCGTCCTGTCCGTAGCCTTTATCAAAACTTCTGGTGCCCGACCTACCTGCTTCCGAACGTGATCGCGTTCCAGCGGCACTTCGAAGCCAAAGACAAGGACATTCTCCTGGTCTCTCATCCCAAATCAGGGACCACCTGGCTAAAGGCCCTAGTTTTCTCTGTCATCAACCGCTCCCGCTTCGACATCTCCAACACGCCCTTGCTCACTTCAAACCCCCATGAAGTAGTCCGTTTCATCGGGCATAGGTTGTTGCCTGGCCTCGACGGTATGGTCGAGTCGAGGCTCTTGGCGACGCACATCCCTTACCCAGCCTTGCCTGAGAGCATCCGGCGGTCGGACTGCCCGATCATTTACATCTGCCGGAACCCGCTGGACATCGTGGTTTCCTCTTGGCACTTCCACCGCCAGGTGGCACGGTCGGAGTGGTCCTTGGAGGAGCATTTCGAGACCTTTTGCCAAGGGGAAATCATGTTCGGGCCCTTTTGGGATCACATCACGGGGTACTGGAAGGAGAGCTTGGAGAGGCCACGGAAGGTGTTGTTCCTCAAGTACGAGGACTTGAAGGAGGATATAGTAGGACAGTTGAAGAAGGTGGCTGGGTTTGTGGGGCTTCCCTTCactgaggaggaagaggagggcgGCGTGATTGAAGAGATAGCCAAAATGTGTAGCTTGAAGACCCTCAAGGGCCTGGAGGTCAACAAATCCGGCAAATTACTGAACACAATCACGGAGAAGAGAAGCTTTTTCAGGAAAGGGGAGGTGGGTGATTGGGTTAACCATCTCACTCCTTCCATGGTGGATCGCCTCAACAACATCATGCAAGAGAAAATTAGCCCATTAGGGTTACGCTTCAAAACACGCTGA
- the LOC125316312 gene encoding cytosolic sulfotransferase 15-like, with amino-acid sequence MEHHPEEIDEVIASLPKERGFLAPNLCLYQNFWFPVTVLPNVITFQRHFRAKDNDIVLASQPKAGTTWLKALVFSIVNRRYFDISNTPLLTSNPHELVPFLEFTLYANNTKPNLEDFPEPRIFSTHLPYSCLPESVKRSNCRIVYICRNPLDTVVSSWHFFKSPVRSENQPERSMEEHFETFCDGKTGFGPFWDQTVGYWKESLEEPHKVLFLKCEDLTENVVAQVKKVAEFVGLPFSTGEEEAGVIQGIAETCSLRKLKDLEVNKSGKFMPNFENRSYFRKGEVGDWANSLSPPMVARLHSIMEEKMSPFGLEFKTR; translated from the coding sequence ATGGAACACCACCCGGAGGAAATCGATGAAGTAATTGCTTCACTTCCTAAAGAGAGGGGGTTCCTGGCTCCTAATCTATGCCTTTACCAAAACTTTTGGTTCCCAGTGACCGTCCTTCCAAATGTCATCACATTCCAGAGGCACTTCAGAGCCAAAGACAATGACATTGTCCTAGCCTCTCAGCCCAAAGCTGGAACCACTTGGCTAAAAGCCCTGGTGTTCTCGATCGTAAACCGCCGCTACTTCGATATCTCGAACACGCCCTTGCTCACCTCCAATCCCCATGAACTCGTCCCTTTCTTGGAGTTCACCTTGTATGCGAATAACACCAAACCCAATCTCGAGGACTTCCCGGAACCAAGGATCTTCTCTACACACCTTCCTTACTCATGCTTGCCTGAATCCGTGAAGCGATCGAATTGCCGGATTGTCTACATTTGTCGTAACCCATTAGATACTGTGGTTTCCTCGTGGCACTTTTTCAAGTCTCCGGTGCGGTCGGAGAATCAACCGGAGAGGTCAATGGAAGAGCATTTCGAGACCTTTTGCGATGGCAAAACAGGGTTCGGACCCTTTTGGGATCAAACGGTGGGATACTGGAAAGAGAGCTTGGAGGAGCCGCACAAGGTGTTGTTTTTGAAGTGCGAGGACTTGACGGAAAATGTCGTAGCACAGGTGAAGAAGGTGGCCGAGTTCGTGGGGCTTCCATTCTCTACGGGGGAAGAGGAGGCAGGTGTGATTCAAGGAATAGCTGAAACGTGTAGCTTGAGGAAGTTGAAGGACCTGGAGGTGAACAAGTCCGGCAAATTCATGCCCAACTTCGAGAACAGAAGCTACTTTAGGAAAGGAGAGGTGGGTGACTGGGCTAACAGTCTCAGTCCTCCCATGGTGGCACGTCTACATAGCATCATGGAAGAGAAGATGAGCCCTTTCGGGTTGGAGTTCAAAACGCGCTAG
- the LOC125316145 gene encoding cytosolic sulfotransferase 15-like → MAHQQLSSLSDVASSKEHDQEDAIDELIASLPISKGLVRPVRSLYQNFWCPTYLLPNVIAFQRHFEAKDKDILLVSHPKSGTTWLKALVFSVVNRSRFNISNTPLLTSNPHEVVPFIGRRSLPGLDGMVESRLLAMHIPYPALPESVRQSDCPIIYICRNPLDIVVSSWHFHRQVARSEWSLEEHFETFCRGEIMFGPFWDHITGYWKESLERPRKVLFLKYEDLKEDIVGQLKKVAEFVGLPFTEEEEEGGVIEDIAKMCSFKTLKGLEVNKSGKLLNTIMEKRSHFRKGEVGDWVNHLTPSMVDRLNNIMQEKISPLGLRFKTR, encoded by the coding sequence ATGGCACACCAGCAACTTTCTTCGCTGTCCGACGTCGCAAGTAGTAAAGAGCATGACCAGGAGGATGCCATTGATGAACTAATTGCTTCACTTCCCATAAGCAAAGGCTTGGTTCGTCCTGTCCGTAGCCTTTATCAAAACTTCTGGTGCCCGACCTACTTGCTTCCGAACGTGATCGCGTTCCAGCGGCACTTCGAAGCCAAAGACAAGGACATTCTCCTGGTCTCTCATCCCAAATCAGGGACCACCTGGCTAAAGGCCCTAGTTTTCTCCGTCGTCAACCGCTCCCGCTTCAACATCTCCAACACGCCCTTGCTCACTTCGAACCCCCATGAAGTAGTCCCTTTCATCGGGCGTAGGTCGTTGCCCGGCCTCGACGGTATGGTGGAGTCGAGGCTCTTGGCGATGCACATCCCTTACCCAGCCTTGCCGGAGAGCGTCCGGCAGTCGGACTGCCCGATCATTTACATCTGCCGGAACCCGCTGGACATCGTGGTTTCCTCTTGGCACTTCCACCGCCAGGTGGCACGGTCGGAGTGGTCCTTGGAGGAGCATTTCGAGACCTTTTGCCGAGGGGAAATCATGTTTGGGCCCTTTTGGGATCACATCACGGGGTACTGGAAGGAGAGCTTGGAGAGGCCACGGAAGGTGTTGTTCCTCAAGTACGAGGACTTGAAGGAGGATATAGTAGGACAGCTGAAGAAGGTGGCCGAGTTTGTGGGGCTTCCCTTCactgaggaggaagaggagggcgGCGTGATTGAAGACATAGCCAAAATGTGTAGTTTCAAGACCCTCAAGGGCCTGGAGGTCAACAAATCCGGCAAATTACTGAATACAATCATGGAGAAGAGAAGCCATTTCAGGAAAGGGGAGGTGGGTGATTGGGTTAACCATCTCACTCCTTCCATGGTGGATCGCCTCAACAACATCATGCAAGAGAAAATTAGCCCATTAGGGTTACGCTTCAAAACACGCTGA